In the Streptomyces sp. WMMC940 genome, GTTGGACCCGGCGAAGCCGTTGATCTCCTCGGCGAGGAGCGTCGCGGCGCGGGTGGCCTCGGGGATCTGGCCGGGGTTCGGGGCTCCGTGCCCCTGGCGGGCGGTGAGCAGGCCCTTGCCGAGTCCCTTGGGCTTGCGGTAGGTCGTCAGCGAGTTGTCCAGGGACTGCATCACGAGTCCGATGATGGTCCGCTCCGACCAGCGACGGTTGGAGAGCGCCCGGACGGTGCGCCACGGGTGCCGGGCGCAGTTGGCGAGCCAGGCCAGGACGCGCCGCGAGCTGTACGGGACCTGGAGGACGGTCATCCCGCCCATCGCGTTGGAGCCCTTGCCGTACCGGACGGGCTCGATATGGGTGCTGGCGTCCGGGTGGATCGAGGACGTGATCGCGACGCCCCGGGTGAAGTCCACCCTCTCCTCGCCGTGGCGCTTGCGGTAGCGCCGGTTGTCGGTCTGGGCCCCGACGATGGCCTCGGAGTTGGTGCGGGTCAGCTCGCCGAGGCGGGCGGAGATGCGGGGCAGCAGGCCGCTGTCCTTCATCCGGTGCAGAAGGGTCTGGGTGCCGTACGTGCCGGCCGCGACGACGACCCGGCGGGCCGTGAACGTACGGCCGCGGTCCTTGCGCCGGTTGTCGCTCGGGAGCGTCTTGACCGCGAAGCCGCCGCGCGAGTCCTCGGTGACGGCGACGACCGACGTCATGGGATGGACGACCGCGCCCGCCTTCTCGGCGAGGTAGAGGTAGTTCTCGTTGAGGGTGTTCTTGGCACCGTGGCGGCAGCCTGTCATGCACTCGCCACACTCGGTGCAGGCCCGGCGCGACGGGCCCGCACCGCCGAAGTACGGGTCGGGGACCTCCGTGCCCGGCTCGGTCTTCACGGCCCCATCGGCGTCGTCGCCGTCGCCGAAGAAGACACCCACCGGGGCCATGTGGAAACTCTCACCGACGCCCATCGCCCGCGCGGCGGCCTGCAGATGGACGTCCGACGGGGTCATGGTCGGATTGAGCCGTACCCCGAGCATGCGCTTGGCCTGGTCGTAGTAGGGCTTCAGCTCGTCCTGCCAGTCCGTGATGTCCTTCCACTGCGGATCGTTGAAGAACGGCGCGGGCGGTACGTAGAGGGTATTGGCGTAGTTCAGCGACCCGCCGCCGACACCCGCGCCCGCCAGCACCATCACATTGCCGAGCAGATGGATGCGCTGGATGCCGAAGAGGCCGAGGGCCGGGGCCCAGAGGTAGTTGCGCAGGTCCCAGGAGTTCTTCGGCAGGGACCCGCGGGTGAAGCGGCGGCCCGCCTCCAGGACTCCGACGCGATAGCCCTTCTCGGTCAGGCGCAGGGCCGATACCGAGCCGCCGAAGCCGGAGCCGACCACGATGACGTCGTAGTCGTAGTCGTCATTCTGGGCAGGGGGGACCTCGGACATGGCTCTCCTCGTCGAGAACGTGCGAACGTGCGAACGTGCGTATGCCGGCGGCCCTAGCGCAGCCGCAGGGCCTTCATCACCTTCAGGGACGTGCTCATGAACGCCGCGTACTTCTCGTCGTCCATGCCGAAGGACGGGGCGAGCGGGATCAGCCGCTGCTGTGCCACGGTCTGGGCCTCGGTGTACTTGAGGATGCCCTCGGAGCCGTGGCGCCGGCTCAGACCGGAGTCCTTCATGCCGCCCATCGGCGACTGCACGCTGCCGTAGGCGGGCGCGTAGCCCTCGTTGATGTTGACGGTGCCGGTGCGCAGCCGGGCGGCGACCGCGTGGCCGCGCCTGCCGTCCTTGGTCCAGACGCTGGAGTTGAGTCCGTACGGCGTGGCGTTGGCCTGTTCGACCACGTCGTCCTCGTCCGTGAACCGGTAGACGGAGACGACCGGGCCGAAGGTCTCCTCGGTGCATACGGACATCGGCGCCTCGACCCCGTCGAGGATGGTCGGCTCGTAGAAGAGGGGGCCGATGTCGGTGCGGTGGACGCCGCCCGCGACGAGCGTGGCGCCCTTGGCGACGGCCTCCTCGACGTGCCGCTTCACCGTCTCCAGCTGGCGCTCGCCCACCAGGGATCCCATGTCGGCGCCGTACGCGAGGGCGCTGCCCAGCCGCATGGCCTTCGTACGGGCCGCGAAGCGCTCCACGAACGCGTCGGCGACCGACTCGTGCACGTACAGCCGCTCGATGGAGATGCAGAGCTGCCCGGCGGACGAGAAGCAGGCGCGGACGGCGCCGGCCGCGGCCTTGTCGATGTCGGCGTCGTGCAGCACCAGCATGGCGTTCTTGCCGCCGAGTTCGAGGGAGACGCCGACGAGACGGGCGGCGGCGCCCTGGGCGACCTCGCGGCCGGTGCGGGTGGAGCCGGTGAACGAGACGTAGTCGGCGTGCCGCACGACCTCGGGGCCGACGACCGGTCCCTCGCCGAGGACGACCTGGAAGACACCCGCCGGGAGCCCTGCCTCGATGAGCAGGTCACGGGCCCAGAGCGCGGTGAGCGCGGTCTCGGTGTCGGGCTTCATCACGACGGCGTTGCCGGAGACGAAGGCGGGTAGCGCGTCGCCGACCGACAGCTCCAGCGGGTAGTTCCAGGGGGCGATCTGGCCGACCACCCCGCGCGGCTGGCGCAGTTCGGTGGTCTTGGTGAGGACGGGGACGACGCCGGTGTGCCGCTTGGGCCTCAGATAGGAAGGCGCCTTCCGGCCGTAGTGGCGGGCGGCCACGGCGACCGCCAGGACCTCCTCGTGGGCGTGCAGACGGGCCTTGCCGGTCTCCAGTTGGATGAGGTCCAGCACCTCGGCCTGACGCTCCAGGACCAGGTCGTGGAAGCGCAGCAGCACGGCGGCACGGGCGCGCGGTGAGGTCGCGGCCCAGGCGGGCTGGGCGGCCCGGGCGCGGGCGAAGGCGTCGGCCACGTCCTCGGGGGTGGACTCGGGCAGGTCCGCCAGCTTCTCCCCGGTGAACGGGGTGTGGTTCGCGGTACGGCCGGAGCCGACGACACCTCGGGTGAGCTGGGCGACCACCTCGGGTGTGACCACGTCGGCGGCGGTGCGCGCACCGGCCGGGGAGGCGGCGGCGGGGTTGGTGCCGAGGGCGCCGGTGTGCTGGGCGGCGGGGGCCTGCGAGTCCGTCATGGGGGCGAGAGTATGACGCAATCAAGGCTTTGGGTACCCGTCGGTAACAGCTTTTCGCCAGGTCCACACATCGTGCCAGTGATCACTGGCAGATAAGCCCTGATCAGGGGCTTGTTACGCCCCGCGGGGTCCGCGTCCGCACATTTCCGGGTCCGGTGCCTCCCCCGGGTGCCCTCCGGCGGTGGTCCGCGCGGACCACCGCCCAGGAGCCGGGCTCACAGACCCTGGATCCGCAGGTGCTTCACGACGTCCGTGAAGATCTGCTCCCCGTCCTGCCGTGCGGCGCCCTCCGAGGGCATCTGGACCCGCAGCCGCCAGTGCACCTCGTTCTTGCCCGGCACGACGAGTTCGTGCCAGCGGTAGCGGACGGCGTCCTCCTCGTCGTCCCTGTAGAACAGGAAGTCGACCGTGGTCTCGAAGGACTTCGCGCCCTGGTGCGTGACGTCCCTGGTGCCGACGTCGGCGTCCTTGATCTCCGTGCCGTTCTTCCCGCCCTTCGCGTACCAGTCCTTCCACACCTCCTTCCTGGGCTCGAGGACCTCCACCTCGGTGTCCTCGGATCCGGCCGCGACGCGCTCCAGGTAGATCGAGAACACCCCGCTGGGGTCTTGGTAGTTGACGGCGAAGCCGCCGTCGAACTCGGACCGTTCGTACTCCTCCGGCACGGCCACGTCCGCCGCGAGGATCTCGCTCTCCGGACGCACCTTCCAGCCCTCGGGCAGTTCGTCGCCGCCGAAGGGGTCGACGACGACCGCGGTTGCGGCGAGCACGACTGCGAGGAGGCCGCCGAGGAGTCCCCACTGCGCCGGGCGGTTGCGGTGCAGGACCGGCGGCACCCAGCGGGAGCCGCCGCTCCCGGCCGCGGTCCCGGTGCCGTACGCACGGGTCGCGTCGGGGGAGGGCAGCGGCGGACGGGCCACGGCCTCCAGCGTGGAGCGGATCTCCGCGGCGGCCGGCCGGGCCGCGGGGTCCTTGCGCAGCAGCTGCATCACCAGCGTGCCGAAGGCGCCGGAACCGCGCGCCGGGACCTGGGGTTCCGCGGAGAGTACGGCCTGAAGCGTGGCAGGGATGTGCGAGCGCCGGTACGGGGACATGCCCTCGACGGCCGCGTACAGCACCACGCCCAGCGACCACAGGTCCGACTCCGGACCCGGCCGCTGGCCCAGCACCCGCTCCGGGGCGATGTACTCGGGCGAGCCGACGAACGCGCCGGTCTCGGTGAGGCCCTGCTCGCCCTCGACCTGGGCGATGCCGAAGTCGGTGAGCACGACCCGGTCGCCGCGCCCCAGCAGGACGTTGTCCGGCTTCACGTCGCGGTGCAGCACGCCCGCCTCGTGCGCGGCGGACAGCGCGCCGAGGACGGCGAGGCCGATCCTCGCGGCCTCACGCACGTCCAGCGTGCCCTCCTGCAGCCGGTCGCCGAGGGACTGACCGCGCACCAGCTCCATGACGATCCACGGTCTGCCGTCCTCCATGACGACGTCGTGCATCGTGACGACGGAGGGGTGGTCGATCCGGGCGGCGGCTCGAGCCTCGCGTTGCATGCGCAGATGGACGTTCTCGCGCTCCCGCTCGCCCAAGTGCTCGGGGACGCGCGGCTCCTTGACCGCCACGTCCCGGTCGACGACCTCGTCGTGCGCGCGCCAGACGGTGCCCATGCCGCCGTGCCCGAGACGGGAGACGAGCCGGTAGCGCCCACCGATGACGCGTCCCGCCTCCGGGTCGGCCACAGGCGCCGCCGGTGTGCCCGTCACCTGCCGGCTCGGCGCCGGATACGGCGTACCGGGACCGGAGTGCCGCGGCCCGGACGGCGGTGGCCCGGCAGGCCGCGGTGCCTGCGGTGGGCGGAGTGCGTAACTGGTGGGCTCGTTCGCCCGTCCCCCGTCTTTCGTCATGCTCACATCCTGACGAACAGCGTTTGCCATCGCCACCGCCGGAGTTGAGCGATGCAGAGCCGTGACAGAGTCAGCTCGCCGAGGGCTGGAAGCTCTGCACCATTTTGTCGAAGCGCTGCCGGGTCGTGGCCCACTCCTCCGCCGGGCTGGACATGTAGAGCGCGTACTCGGTGCCGTCGTCGCCGTAGTAGACCTGGTCGATGGCACGCCGCTCCCCCGCGTTGTTCCTGGTCTCGGTCCAGGTGAACTCCCACAGGGCGGAATTCTCCTGGTCCCGGAAGGTGTTCTGGTCCAGCCGCACCCGCTGGTACTCCGGCAGCCGCGTCCTGACGGTCTTCTCGACGTCGAGCATGTGCATGTACGGGTTCTCGAAGTCGGGCGTCGGGTCGATGCTGATGCGGATGAGCCGGCGGCCGTCGTCGGGGGTGTAGTCGATCTGGTCGCCGTCCCTCTGGCGCGTCCAGCCCTCGGGTACGAGCAGGCTGAAGCCCTCGGGATCCCGTACCCGCTGCCACTTCTCCCCGTCCGCGGGCTTCGGAGTGGAGCCCGGGGCCGAGACGGAGGATCCGGCGTCGTCGGTGGTGGCGCTCCCGCCACCGGAGCCGTACTGCAGGGCGAGGAATCCGGCGGCGCCGCCTGCCACGGCGGCGAGGACGGCCACGACCAGCGCCCGGCGCCAGACGCCGGAACGTTTCGGCGCGGAGGCGGGAGCCGGGGCGGGCGTCGGCCCGGTGAGCAGTGCGGTCGCCGCCCGCCGGGCCTCCGGATCCACCGTCTGGGTCGGCACGTACGCCTGCGCCGCTCTGGGCCGGCGCCCCTCCATCGCCTCCAGCAGCATCCGCTCGGCCTCGTCGGCCGGTGGCCGCTGCTCTGGCTCCTTGCGCAGCAGCGCGGAGATGACGGGCTCCAGCGCTCCGGCGTGCCGGGCGGGCGGGTGTTCCTCGGTCACCACGGCCTGCATCGTGGACAGCGGTGAGGTGCGCCGGAACGGCGAGTTCCCCTCCACCGCCGAGTAGAGGGTGGCGCCCAGGGACCACAGGTCGGAGGCCGACCCGGGATCGCCGCCCCGGACCCGCTCGGGGGCCAGGTAGTCGATGGAGCCGACGAGTTCACCCGTCCTGGTGATGGTCGAGTCGCCCTCGATCGCGGCGATGCCGAAGTCGGTGAGGAGGACCCGCCCGTCGGAGGCGAGCAGCACGTTTCCGGGCTTCACGTCGCGGTGCAGCACCCCGGCGGCGTGCGCGGCGCGCAGGGCCCCGAGAACGTGCAGCCCGATCCGGGCGGCCTCGGCCGGTTCGATACGGCCCGACTCCTTGGCCGCCTCGGCGAGTGACGGCCCGTCGACGTACTGCATCACGATCCACGGCCGGCCGTCGTACTCCAGTACGTCGTGGACGGTGACAACGTTGGGGTGGCTGATCCGGGCTGCGGCGCGGGCCTCCTTCTGGGTGCGCGCGTGCAGCACCGTGCGGTCCGCCTCGGACACGTACAGACCGGCGGTCAGTTCCTTGACGGCGACCGTCCGGTGGAGGACTTCGTCCTGCGCGCGCCAGACCTTTCCCATGCCTCCGCGGCCGATGCTCTCGGTCAGTCGGTACCGGCCTGCCAGCAGGAGTCCCGCTGCCGTACCCGCGCTCTGTGCGTGTTCCACGTGTTCCGCCCCGTTCCTTGGATTCCCAGGTTACGGAGGGGAGGTACGTACACGGAACCTGGGGCGGCTCAGTAACTCGCACCGTGATGTGACGGTTGCGGCGCGCGGTCGGGGGCGGAGGGACGGCGGGGGCCGGCCCTCCGGGGTCAACTCCGGGCGCTGTAGGCGGTCATGGCCTGCTGGTAGATCTCGGTGACCTTGTCCCGCTGGTCCTCGGGGCCGATCACCTGCAGCACGTGGTACCTGTCGCCGACGATCATGGCGAGATTGCGGACGTACACCTCGCGGCCGGTGCTGTCCTGCCAGGTGAACTGGCCCTCCGCCATGGCCTGCTTGCCCACGTCGATCCGGCGCAGTCCGGAAGCCGTCGACCAGGACGAGTCCCGGAAGGGCTGGAGCTCCCGCTCCTTGTCGCGCTGGTACGCCATCGGGTCGGAGCCGTTCGCCCCGACGGTGTCCCGGCCCGGGACCACGATGAGCGTGAAGTTCCCGCCGCCGTATCGGACCTGGCCGCTGTCGTTGACCGGGCTGCGCCGCCAGGTCTTGTCGACGCCGATCCGGAAACCCTCGGGGTCCACGCGCACGACGTAGCCGTCGGCGAGGTCCACGGCGGGCGCGGAGGTCTGCGCCCCCTTCCCGTCGGGCGACGGGTCACCGCCGGCCTCACCGGCCGGGTCCTCCGGCCGGTCCGGCCCCCGGGACGAGGACGAGGCGGGCTGCGAGGACGGCGCGGACCCGGGGCCGGTCCGGGGCATGAACAGCACGGCGTAGGCGATGGCGGCGGCGAGCGCGAGCAGGATCAGGAGGAGCAGCGTCCGGCCCAGTGAGCGCGGACTGCGCGCCGGCCGCTCGCGGGGTTCACCGGGCCCCCCGGGCTCCCTGGACTCCCTGGGCTTCTTGTGGCGGTGCCGGCCCCGGAGTTCGGCGGAGCCGCCGCGCCGCCGGCGGACCAGCTCGCCCCTGCGCCGCACCACGGGGAGGCGGGTGCCGTCGACGGAGGGCAGCGGGACCACCTCGGTGCCCGCGTCCGGTTCCGGGGCTGAGCGGACGAGCGAACGCAGCCAGCCGCGCAGCTCCTCGAAGTCCGGCCGCTCGGTGGGGTCCTGACGCAGCAGCGACTCCACGACCGGACGCAGCGGTCCGCACTCCTCGGCGAACGCCGGCGGTTCCGCGCACACCAGCTGGACCAGCTCGACCGAACTCTCCTCCGGGTACGGGGCATGGCCCTGCACGGCGCGGTAGAGCAGAGCTCCGAGCGCCCACAGGTCGGTGGCCGGGCCGATGGGCGGGGCCAGCTGCCAGTTCTCGTGGACCGGGCCGGCCTGCTCCGGTGCCCAGCGCTCGGTGACCGCTCCGACGACCGCGATCCGGGTCTGGCGGGCGCGCTCGGCGGCGAGGGGCGTCGTGGGACCTCGGTAGGGCGCCGGGGCCGCTCCGGCGGCGACGACCTCGTCCCAGCGGCCTGCGGGGACGGGTCGCGTACCGGTGTCCGCGTCGCTCCCCCGCCGGGCGTCGGCGCGCAGGGCATCGCGGGCGCTGCCACCGTACGCGGCTGTGCTGCCACCGGCGGGGAGCGGGGCGGCGCCGTCCGAGGCGGGGCCGTCGCGCCAGACGCCGGCGAGCCGGACCCGGCGGGGACCGCCGGGCGGGTCCTCGTGCGGACCGCCGTAGGGGCCGCCGTCCGGGTCGTCGTGCTCGTCGGCGTCATCGACCTCTTCGGCGTCCGCGGGCCGCGACCACCACTGCGGGGCGGGCGCTCCGGCTCGGGGAGCGGGCAGGGCCGGACCGGGCCGGAGCGGGGGCACCGCGGCGCCGGAGGACGTCCCGGCCCCCTCGGGTGCGTCCCACTCGTCCCTCACGCCTGGGTGGTGCAGCCGGTCGATGCCGTCCGTCGCACGGCCCGCGGGCGGCAGCGCGCTCCGGTCGCCGCGCTCGTCGCGGCCGTGCACGCCGGTCGGGCCGTCGCCGGACGGCCGCCCGGTGCCGTCGGGCTCACCGGGGACGGGGCCGGCCACGGCGTGGCCGTGGGGCCGGACGGCCTCGCCCGCGCCGTGGACGCCCACGCCGGCCGCGGCCTGCCACCAGCGGTCCTCGGAACCGGCCGCGGGTCCGGCGTCATCGCTGCCGAAGGGACCGCCGCCCTCGGCGGTACGCCGTTCGCCGGCCCCGGGACCGCCCCCGGAAGGAACGCCCGTGGAGCCGGGGTCACCGCCGCCGGGCAGGGCCCACCGGCTTTCGTGCGGACCGGCGCCGCGACCGCCGTCGCCGGCCCGGTCCCGGTCGCCCTCGTCGCGGGCCGACCCCTGCCGGTTCTCCTCACTGAGCCGGGCGGCGGCACGGGCGCCCGCCCGGTAGGCGGCGATCGCACCGGCCCGTGCGGCGCGTGCGTCGTCCGGCCCGCCGCCGAATCCGTAGCCGTACGCGGGAGGGGCGTACCGGTCCACCGCGCCGCCGGGTCCGGGGACGACCGGTCCGGGCACCCGGTCCGGCGGGGACGGGGGTGCGGGCAGACGCTCGGGGGACGGCCGACCCCGGTGGGGCTCCGTCGCGTCCGTCCCCCGGCCCGGGGGCTCCTGACCGCCGTGGCCCAGCGGAGCCGGCCCCGCCTCGTACGGCGGCGCACAGGGCGCGTACGGCGGATCCGCCGGCTCGGCCTCCTCGACCTCGGCGACGGGGTCCGGGACCGGCGCGTACCCGCACAGGGCCTCCTCCGCCGCGCCCGCCGCGAGTCCCGTCAGCACGACACGGCCGTCGTCGCACACGAGCACCGTGCGGACCGTGATGTTCCGGTGGGTCCAGCCGTGCGCGTGGAGGGCGCGCAGGGCCGTCAGCACGTCCGAGCCGATCTCCGCCGCCCGGTACGGGTTCAGCGGCCTCTCGGCCAGCAGCGCGGCGAGCGGCCGTGCGGCGACCAGCTCACTGACGATCCACAGCGACCCGTCCTCGGCGAACACGTCGAAGACCTGGTCGAGCCGTGGGTGGTCGGGGATCTGCGCGGCGGCCTGCGCCGCCTCGACGGCGCGCCGCACCGCCGGGTCGGTCGGTCGGCGGGTGGTGCGCCCCGCGGCCCGGCGCGGCGGGGGAACGCCGGTGCCACCCCGGTCGTCGAGCACCTCCGCCTCGACGACCTCGGGCAACGGGACCTGCCGGACGAGGACTTCCTGGCCGCTGTAGGTGTCGAAGGCGCGCGTCTCGACGAGTTCGTACTCGTCGGAAGGCGGCAGGGGAAGCCGATAGCGGTCGGCCAGCACCCTTCCCGCGTAGTCGTCCACGACGCCTCCCCACCAGCGTGCAGCATTCCCGGCCCGGTTGTCCCCCTGCCCGTCGGTGGGGTCTCCCACCGGGCGTGCTCGGACCGGTGCCACGGTCGATCGTGTGCGCGGCCCTGGTCGTCAGAACCCCGCCCCCGGTCCCCGGGGACCGCACGAACCATCAATTCCGGTCACTCACCGGCCTCTTGCGGCTGCGCACGGTCCACGACCTCTCACGATACGTGGCGTGCCCGGTCCTCGGGGGCGAACCACCTCAGTCCTTCGGGGCGAACGTGGCGAACGCCGTCTTGCGCAGCGTGCTGCACTCGGTGCCGTCCCATTCGCCCGCCTTGCAGCTGATCATGATCGAGTAGCCGTGGCGGGCATCGACCTTGAAGCCGCGGTTGAGCACGCGCACCCGCTGGCCGCCCTGGTTCCGCTCGAAGCTCCAGTCCGCGACGGTCGGATAGCCCCTGTACTCGACGGGCTTGATCCCGAGGTGCTCGTAACCGCTGCTGCTGCCCCTCACCGCGAACAGCGCGGCGTTCCAGGCGGCCGCGGCGTCGCCCTTGGGGCTGTCGGTGAAGTCGACCTGGACGCGCGGGAAACCGCCGTCCGCACTGAAGATCGCACCCGAGTTCTGACCGGCGGTACCGGTGCGGCGGAACGACTTCGGCATCGCCATGGTGAAGTGGAACTGATCGCTCGAAACCATTGCGTACCCGGCGGGGAGTGCGCTCCCCGCGGGGGCTCCGGGGTCCGTGCCGCCGGACGGCTGCGCCCCGCCCGTGTCCGTGCTCCCGTCGTCCTTGCCGGCGTCGCCCGTGGGCCGGCCGTGGCCCTCGCCCGGGTCGCTGCCGCTGCCGCCGGTGGCACCGCCGTCGTCCTCGGCGTCGCCGCCCGCGGCGCTCCCGGCGGAGGTGGTGTCGCTCTTCGGCTTGTTCTGCCCGCCCTTGTCCTCGTCCCCGCCCAGCGCGACGACGAGCACGGTGGACAGGATCGCGAGCGCGGCGACGACCGCGACGACCACCAGTGTGCGGCGGGGCACCACGTCGGTGAGCGGCGCCCGCACGGGCGTCGTCCGGGTGGCCGCGGGCACCGTCGGGGGCTTGGCGGCGGTTTCCTTGCCCTCGGTCTGCCCGGCCTCGCTCTTCGCCGCGTTCCGTACGGAGCGCAGCGCGCCGCGTACCCGCTCGGCCGCCGCGTCCGTGACCTCCCTGGCCCGGTCCCGGGTGGGGACGGCCGGCTCGGGCGGGACGGGCGGCAGGGCCACGACGCGGGTCGACTCCGGCGAGGGCTCCGTCTCCGCCGGGCGCTCGGGGGCGTCGACCACGTTCCGCAGCAGCGCCCGGGCGCCGGCGTCGTCGAGCCGCTGCGCCGGGTCCTTGGCCAGCAGGCCGTAGATGACCTCCTCCAGCGGCCCGGCGTTCTTCGGCGGATCGAGCGGCTCGGTCATCACGGCGGTGAGCGTCGCGATGGCCGAACCCTTGTCGTACGGGGGGCAGCCCTCCACGCTCGCGTACAGCAGACCTCCCAGCGACCAGAGGTCGGCGGCCGGACCGGGCTTGTGGCCCCGGGCGCGCTCCGGGGAGATGTACGAGGGCGCGCCGACGAGCATGCCGGTGGAGGTGATCGAGGGATCGCCCTCGACCTGGGCGATGCCGAAGTCGGTGAGCACGACCCGGCCGTCCGACGAGATGAGGACGTTGGACGGCTTCACATCGCGGTGAAGGATGCCCTCGCGGTGCGCGGAGCGCAGGACGTCGAGGACGGCCAGACCGACCTCGGCGGCCCGCCGGGGCGTCAGGAGGCCGTCCTCACGGATGGCCTCGGCGAGGGACTTGCCCTCGACGAGCTCCATCACGATCCACGGGCGGTCGTCCTCGTCGACGACGTCGTAGACCGTGACGGCCCCGGTGTTGCGGATCCGGGCGATCGCCTTCGCCTCGCGCAGGGTACGGGTGATGAGGCGGCGCTTCTCGTCCTCGTCGATGCTGTTCGGGAAGCGCAGTTCCTTCACGGCGACCGTGCGGCCGAGCGTCTCGTCGTCGGCACGCCAGACAGTGCCCATGCCTCCGCGTCCGAGGACGCCTCCCAGCCGGTACCGGCCGGCCAACAACCGCCCCTCGGCGGTC is a window encoding:
- a CDS encoding serine/threonine protein kinase, producing MSEAEQSRDTTREPLRDAQPEGGHATGADPAASSAAERSERPDAGSGSRDGGSGGAADKGTARDSARGAADDAADPGGRDGGTGSMGEAADGGPEPGRATAGAEPGSDGANPAAGPGTRAKPTAGQANRMKDGGSQSTDRRPDPADPVKRDAARDAAGDGGSRGTDHGPWAGAPEDAAPDPRRAGPEDAAGGDARGPAREPAGRRAPGRGDAKAAEAGPGPADRAGGAKAAGSSSRRGPTAEGRLLAGRYRLGGVLGRGGMGTVWRADDETLGRTVAVKELRFPNSIDEDEKRRLITRTLREAKAIARIRNTGAVTVYDVVDEDDRPWIVMELVEGKSLAEAIREDGLLTPRRAAEVGLAVLDVLRSAHREGILHRDVKPSNVLISSDGRVVLTDFGIAQVEGDPSITSTGMLVGAPSYISPERARGHKPGPAADLWSLGGLLYASVEGCPPYDKGSAIATLTAVMTEPLDPPKNAGPLEEVIYGLLAKDPAQRLDDAGARALLRNVVDAPERPAETEPSPESTRVVALPPVPPEPAVPTRDRAREVTDAAAERVRGALRSVRNAAKSEAGQTEGKETAAKPPTVPAATRTTPVRAPLTDVVPRRTLVVVAVVAALAILSTVLVVALGGDEDKGGQNKPKSDTTSAGSAAGGDAEDDGGATGGSGSDPGEGHGRPTGDAGKDDGSTDTGGAQPSGGTDPGAPAGSALPAGYAMVSSDQFHFTMAMPKSFRRTGTAGQNSGAIFSADGGFPRVQVDFTDSPKGDAAAAWNAALFAVRGSSSGYEHLGIKPVEYRGYPTVADWSFERNQGGQRVRVLNRGFKVDARHGYSIMISCKAGEWDGTECSTLRKTAFATFAPKD